From Cellulomonas fimi ATCC 484, a single genomic window includes:
- a CDS encoding VIT1/CCC1 transporter family protein: protein MVAVPHHPAGPAANAPRAPSTRQVRRWRRYLADERAEAAVYRDLAARRTGEERAILLALAEAERRHEQHWLDLLGDQVGRPLPGDLRTRVLGWLARRFGSVFVLALAQRAESRSDYADDVDATARMAADERIHEEVVRGLATRGRNRMSGTFRAAVFGANDGLVSNLALVLGIGASGASQATVLLTGLAGLLAGALSMGAGEYVSVRSQRELLEASRPGPDAAAALPHLDVDANELALVYRARGLEADEAQARATRVLESFGPGGARAAGSGTSAAARQALAVAAGEGDEDAVVEVDEHEAVGTAWGAALASFCFFSSGAAIPVLPYLLGGEGLVAVAWAAALVGLALLGTGATVGVLSGASPGLRALRQLGIGFGAAAVTYGLGLAFGTSVA from the coding sequence ATGGTCGCCGTGCCGCATCATCCCGCAGGACCGGCCGCTAACGCGCCCAGGGCGCCGTCGACGCGGCAGGTCCGCAGGTGGCGCCGCTACCTCGCGGACGAGCGGGCCGAGGCCGCGGTGTACCGGGACCTGGCGGCGCGCCGGACGGGTGAGGAGCGCGCGATCCTGCTGGCGCTCGCGGAGGCGGAGCGCCGGCACGAGCAGCACTGGCTCGACCTGCTGGGCGACCAGGTGGGCCGTCCGCTGCCGGGGGACCTGCGCACGCGGGTGCTCGGCTGGCTCGCGCGGCGGTTCGGGTCGGTCTTCGTCCTGGCGCTCGCGCAGCGTGCGGAGTCCCGGTCGGACTACGCGGACGACGTCGACGCGACGGCCCGGATGGCGGCGGACGAGCGCATCCACGAGGAGGTCGTGCGGGGTCTGGCGACGCGCGGTCGCAACCGGATGTCGGGCACGTTCCGCGCTGCGGTGTTCGGCGCGAACGACGGCCTGGTGAGCAACCTCGCGCTCGTGCTGGGCATCGGGGCGAGCGGCGCGTCGCAGGCCACGGTGCTGCTGACCGGGCTCGCGGGTCTGCTCGCGGGGGCGCTGTCGATGGGTGCGGGGGAGTACGTGTCGGTGCGCTCGCAGCGCGAGCTGCTGGAGGCGTCCCGGCCGGGTCCGGACGCGGCCGCGGCGCTGCCGCACCTCGACGTCGACGCGAACGAGCTGGCCCTCGTCTACCGCGCGCGTGGCCTGGAGGCCGACGAGGCGCAGGCGCGCGCCACCCGGGTGCTGGAGTCGTTCGGGCCCGGGGGTGCGCGGGCGGCCGGCTCGGGGACGTCGGCGGCGGCGCGGCAGGCGCTCGCGGTCGCTGCGGGCGAGGGTGACGAGGACGCGGTCGTCGAGGTCGACGAGCACGAGGCCGTCGGCACGGCCTGGGGTGCGGCGCTGGCGAGCTTCTGCTTCTTCTCGTCGGGCGCCGCGATCCCGGTGCTGCCGTACCTGCTGGGCGGCGAGGGGCTCGTGGCGGTCGCGTGGGCGGCGGCCCTGGTCGGGCTCGCGCTGCTGGGCACGGGTGCGACGGTCGGGGTGCTGTCGGGGGCGTCGCCGGGGTTGCGGGCGCTGCGGCAGCTCGGGATCGGGTTCGGCGCGGCAGCGGTGACGTACGGGCTCGGGCTCGCGTTCGGCACGTCGGTGGCGTGA
- a CDS encoding siderophore-interacting protein, whose protein sequence is MTTTTTTDALATATEALPFRMFAVQVADVQRLCPSVLRLTFTGDDLDRFADNGFDQRIKFFLPLRDAGYDELLSLDGSADWYGRWRALPDERRHTVRTYTARAVRQHRRELDVDVVLHGDLGPASRWAGSAAPGDELVILGPNADAVGPHGGVDFVPPARTDRLLIAGDETALPAIAGILERLPADARGEAIIEMPHPEDRLDLTAPAGVTVRWYGRGENPHGSLLVPAVQAAAARMLPGQAPAPDVVLEDVDVDEGILWEVPVDWATGAPLAEEAHLYAWLAGEAAVIKTLRRHLVAECGVDRKAVAFMGYWREGRCEAN, encoded by the coding sequence GTGACGACGACCACGACGACGGACGCGCTCGCGACCGCCACCGAGGCCCTGCCGTTCCGCATGTTCGCCGTGCAGGTCGCGGACGTGCAGCGCCTGTGCCCGAGCGTCCTGCGCCTGACCTTCACCGGCGACGACCTGGACCGCTTCGCGGACAACGGGTTCGACCAGCGCATCAAGTTCTTCCTGCCGCTGCGTGACGCCGGCTACGACGAGCTGCTCTCCCTCGACGGCTCCGCCGACTGGTACGGCCGCTGGCGCGCCCTGCCCGACGAGCGTCGCCACACCGTCCGCACCTACACCGCGCGTGCCGTCCGCCAGCACCGCCGCGAGCTCGACGTCGACGTCGTCCTGCACGGCGACCTCGGACCCGCTTCCCGCTGGGCCGGCAGCGCCGCCCCCGGCGACGAGCTCGTCATCCTCGGCCCCAACGCCGACGCCGTCGGCCCGCACGGCGGCGTCGACTTCGTGCCCCCGGCCCGCACCGACCGCCTCCTCATCGCCGGCGACGAGACCGCGCTGCCCGCCATCGCCGGCATCCTCGAGCGCCTGCCCGCCGACGCGCGTGGCGAGGCCATCATCGAGATGCCTCACCCGGAGGACCGCCTCGACCTGACCGCCCCCGCGGGCGTCACCGTCCGCTGGTACGGCCGCGGGGAGAACCCGCACGGCTCGCTCCTCGTCCCGGCCGTCCAGGCCGCCGCCGCCCGCATGCTGCCCGGCCAGGCTCCCGCCCCCGACGTGGTCCTCGAGGACGTCGACGTCGACGAGGGCATCCTGTGGGAGGTGCCCGTCGACTGGGCGACCGGCGCCCCCCTCGCCGAGGAGGCTCACCTGTACGCCTGGCTCGCGGGCGAGGCCGCCGTCATCAAGACGCTGCGCCGCCACCTCGTCGCCGAGTGCGGCGTGGACCGCAAGGCCGTCGCGTTCATGGGCTACTGGCGCGAGGGCCGCTGCGAGGCGAACTGA
- a CDS encoding IS30 family transposase yields the protein MALVESVEDRVWAGWRAGESLRSIVRATGAPRETVRRVLVAHGGIRPAPRRRAPLRLSAQDREAISRGLAAGRSCREIAADLGRSASTISREVTRNGGRAAYRAVDAETAALVRGRRPQTTKLALDPELAQAVRARLELDWSPQQIAAWLARSRPDPAQRVSHETIYRTLYTAARRELGDRPHRHLRTGRPMRQPRSARRPDGRGRLRNMTSIHARPDDVATRAVAGHWEGDLVMGRRPSAVATLVERQTRYLRLVRLPEGYRSEHVREQLTSELAQIPAWMRLSLTWDRGREMAEHQELTAASGAAVYFCDPRSPWQRGTNENTNRLLRQYLGKSADLRSLTQHDLDAIAMRINDRPRRVLGWDSATDRYQRLIRDRYLADRLSEGSTSETHSAIHPPSSAEHVAASH from the coding sequence GTGGCGCTGGTGGAGTCGGTCGAGGATCGGGTGTGGGCGGGATGGCGCGCCGGGGAGTCGCTGCGTTCGATCGTGCGGGCGACCGGCGCACCCCGAGAGACAGTCCGTCGAGTGCTGGTGGCTCACGGCGGCATCCGTCCAGCGCCCCGCCGGCGGGCTCCGCTGCGGTTGAGCGCGCAGGACCGTGAAGCGATCTCGCGTGGGCTCGCGGCGGGCCGGTCGTGTCGCGAGATCGCGGCGGATCTCGGCCGATCCGCCTCGACCATCTCCCGCGAGGTCACTCGGAACGGCGGGCGAGCCGCCTACCGCGCTGTCGATGCGGAGACCGCCGCGCTCGTGCGGGGTCGGCGACCGCAGACGACGAAGCTCGCGCTGGACCCTGAGCTCGCGCAGGCGGTTCGAGCTCGGCTTGAGCTCGACTGGTCCCCGCAGCAGATCGCGGCCTGGTTGGCCCGCTCACGCCCGGACCCGGCACAGCGGGTCAGCCACGAGACGATCTACCGGACGCTCTACACCGCGGCTCGCCGGGAGCTCGGCGACCGGCCGCACAGGCATCTACGCACGGGCCGGCCGATGCGCCAGCCGCGGTCGGCGCGCCGCCCCGACGGGCGCGGGCGCCTGCGGAACATGACGTCGATCCATGCCCGCCCCGACGACGTCGCCACGCGAGCCGTGGCCGGGCACTGGGAAGGAGACCTGGTGATGGGCCGCCGGCCGAGCGCGGTCGCGACCCTGGTCGAGCGCCAGACCCGCTACCTGCGACTGGTGCGACTACCCGAGGGGTACCGGTCAGAGCACGTCCGAGAGCAGCTCACCTCCGAGCTCGCGCAGATCCCGGCCTGGATGCGGCTGTCGCTGACCTGGGACCGCGGCCGAGAGATGGCCGAGCACCAGGAGCTGACGGCCGCCTCTGGGGCGGCTGTGTACTTCTGCGACCCGCGCAGCCCGTGGCAGCGCGGCACCAACGAGAACACCAACCGGCTGCTGCGGCAGTACCTGGGCAAGAGCGCGGACCTGCGGTCCCTGACCCAGCACGACCTCGACGCCATCGCGATGCGCATCAACGACCGGCCGCGTCGCGTCCTGGGCTGGGACAGCGCGACCGACCGCTACCAGCGCCTCATCAGGGATCGCTACCTCGCTGACCGTCTCAGTGAGGGATCGACCAGCGAGACGCACTCCGCGATCCACCCACCTTCATCCGCTGAGCACGTGGCAGCGTCTCATTAG
- a CDS encoding iron ABC transporter permease → MSLGLDEQVDAPGAPARPGGGTVTAAPRSVAQRALLVGVFVAGAVLVAVLALVDLTLGTSDVGVADLLRLLTGSGDDEALAVLVASRAPRVLAGLLVGAALGVSGGVLQSVARNPLASPDTLAVNAGAYVTVVVASVLGLSLPFALNGALTFLGGLAAASFVLAISRGGASGPSRLVLAGSATMLALSSVTYLLMILFEEETQGMFAWGEGTIVQSGSQKVAQAAPVVLVAIVVAVVWARRLDLLALGDDTASVLGLDVRRTRLVAVLLAVLLAALAVSVAGPVGFVGLSAPVIARLVASRVPGLHRHRLLLPFAALAGCAVVLAADVLIRLAVPARTGVMVPTGVVTTLLGAALMVWLARRLRASGPVRVTASVGARTASHARVATVLGVLTALVVALLVAGLLLGDRLLLTGDVLNWLSGVSGRQVTFVLDQRVPRVLAALLAGAALGLAGTSVQAVARNPLAEPGLLGITGGAGVGAVVATALVPGASVWTVSVGAVLGAVLTFSLVYGLSSRRGLSSDRLVLVGIGVSAAATSVITLLVVLTSPWNTTMALTFLSGSTYGRTAAQVWPVGIALVVLVPLLLRWRRDLDVLALDDDVPRVLGVALERTRFGLLVVTALLTASAVSAVGVVGFVGLVAPHLARALVGSSHARVVPVAALLGAVVLSLADTVGRTVIAPAQIPAGLVTALIGAPYFVWLLWRTRRSA, encoded by the coding sequence GTGAGCCTCGGTCTCGACGAGCAGGTCGACGCCCCCGGCGCACCCGCCCGGCCGGGCGGGGGGACGGTCACGGCCGCCCCCCGCTCGGTCGCGCAGCGCGCGCTCCTGGTGGGCGTGTTCGTCGCCGGTGCGGTGCTGGTCGCCGTGCTGGCGCTGGTCGACCTCACGCTGGGCACCTCCGACGTGGGGGTGGCCGACCTGCTGCGCCTGCTGACGGGCTCCGGCGACGACGAGGCCCTCGCGGTGCTCGTCGCGTCGCGTGCCCCGCGGGTGCTCGCCGGCCTGCTCGTCGGGGCCGCGCTCGGGGTGTCCGGGGGCGTGCTGCAGTCCGTGGCGCGCAACCCGCTGGCCTCCCCCGACACGCTCGCGGTCAACGCGGGCGCCTACGTGACCGTCGTCGTCGCGAGCGTCCTCGGCCTGTCGCTGCCGTTCGCGCTGAACGGCGCGCTGACGTTCCTCGGCGGGCTCGCGGCCGCGTCGTTCGTGCTCGCGATCTCCCGCGGCGGCGCGAGCGGGCCGTCGCGCCTCGTCCTCGCCGGGTCCGCGACGATGCTCGCGCTGTCCTCCGTGACGTACCTGCTGATGATCCTCTTCGAGGAGGAGACGCAGGGGATGTTCGCGTGGGGCGAGGGCACGATCGTGCAGTCCGGGTCGCAGAAGGTGGCCCAGGCTGCACCCGTCGTCCTCGTCGCGATCGTCGTCGCGGTCGTCTGGGCCCGCCGTCTGGACCTGCTCGCGCTCGGCGACGACACCGCGTCCGTGCTCGGGCTCGACGTGCGCCGCACGCGGCTCGTCGCCGTGCTGCTCGCGGTGCTGCTCGCCGCGCTCGCGGTGAGCGTCGCCGGGCCCGTCGGCTTCGTCGGCCTGTCCGCGCCGGTGATCGCGCGCCTCGTCGCGTCCCGCGTGCCGGGCCTGCACCGGCACCGGCTGCTGCTGCCGTTCGCGGCGCTCGCCGGCTGTGCCGTCGTGCTGGCCGCGGACGTGCTGATCCGCCTCGCCGTGCCCGCGCGCACGGGCGTCATGGTGCCGACCGGGGTCGTGACGACGCTGCTCGGGGCCGCGCTCATGGTGTGGCTCGCGCGCCGCCTGCGCGCCTCGGGGCCGGTGCGCGTGACCGCGTCCGTCGGTGCCCGCACCGCGTCGCACGCCCGCGTCGCGACCGTGCTCGGCGTGCTGACGGCGCTCGTCGTCGCGCTGCTCGTCGCCGGCCTGCTGCTGGGCGACCGCCTGCTGCTCACGGGCGACGTGCTCAACTGGCTCTCCGGGGTGAGCGGCCGGCAGGTCACGTTCGTGCTGGACCAGCGGGTGCCGCGCGTCCTCGCGGCCCTGCTCGCGGGGGCGGCGCTCGGGCTCGCCGGCACGTCGGTGCAGGCCGTGGCGCGCAACCCGCTCGCCGAGCCGGGGCTCCTCGGCATCACCGGCGGGGCCGGGGTGGGTGCAGTCGTCGCGACGGCGCTCGTGCCGGGCGCGTCGGTGTGGACGGTGTCCGTCGGTGCCGTGCTCGGCGCGGTGCTCACGTTCTCGCTCGTCTACGGCCTCTCGTCGCGGCGCGGGCTCAGCTCCGACCGGCTGGTGCTCGTCGGCATCGGGGTGTCCGCGGCGGCGACGTCCGTCATCACGCTGCTCGTCGTGCTCACCAGCCCGTGGAACACGACCATGGCGCTCACGTTCCTGTCCGGCTCGACGTACGGGCGCACGGCCGCGCAGGTCTGGCCGGTCGGCATCGCGCTCGTCGTCCTCGTGCCGCTGCTGCTGCGGTGGCGTCGCGACCTCGACGTGCTCGCGCTCGACGACGACGTGCCGCGCGTGCTGGGCGTCGCGCTGGAGCGCACGCGGTTCGGGCTGCTCGTCGTCACCGCCCTGCTCACCGCGTCGGCCGTGTCGGCCGTCGGCGTCGTCGGCTTCGTCGGCCTCGTCGCGCCGCACCTCGCCCGCGCGCTCGTCGGCTCGTCGCACGCCCGCGTCGTGCCCGTCGCCGCGCTGCTCGGAGCCGTCGTCCTGAGCCTCGCGGACACCGTCGGGCGGACCGTCATCGCGCCCGCGCAGATCCCCGCGGGCCTCGTCACGGCGCTCATCGGCGCGCCGTACTTCGTCTGGCTCCTGTGGCGCACGCGCCGCTCCGCGTGA
- a CDS encoding ATP-binding protein has protein sequence MRAETSLAPALSAVAPARRWARERLVEAGVEPARLEVLVLLVSELVTNAVAHADPPVVLRVDVDDERTRVEVTDGARDEPVLRDPPPTALGGRGVMFVDRLSTRWGTCADEDGVAVKAVWFELRHDHVPADLARFTPQG, from the coding sequence ATGCGTGCCGAGACGTCCCTCGCCCCCGCGTTGTCCGCGGTCGCGCCGGCGCGCCGCTGGGCGCGTGAGCGGCTCGTCGAGGCCGGCGTCGAGCCCGCCCGGCTCGAGGTCCTCGTGCTGCTGGTCAGCGAGCTCGTCACCAACGCGGTCGCCCACGCCGACCCGCCCGTCGTGCTGCGCGTCGACGTCGACGACGAGCGCACGCGCGTCGAGGTCACCGACGGGGCGCGCGACGAGCCCGTGCTGCGCGACCCCCCGCCCACCGCGCTCGGCGGCCGCGGGGTCATGTTCGTCGACCGGCTCTCGACCCGCTGGGGCACCTGCGCCGACGAGGACGGCGTCGCCGTCAAGGCCGTCTGGTTCGAGCTGCGGCACGACCACGTCCCGGCCGACCTCGCCCGCTTCACGCCGCAGGGCTGA
- a CDS encoding recombinase family protein — protein MTAILVGYARCSTAGQDLTAQQLALRALGVEPSRVYVDQGMTGTNRARPGLREAIAATRAGDTLVVTKLDRLARSIRDARDIVDELTGAGVRLQIGASVHDPADPVGRLLLNVLAMVAEFEGDLIRSRTREGMAVARTKGRLRGRAPKLSGAQERHLVDLHRGGRHTSAEIAELFGVSRATVYRAIQRAGDPTNSV, from the coding sequence ATGACCGCCATCCTCGTCGGCTACGCCCGCTGCTCGACCGCAGGGCAGGACCTGACCGCCCAGCAGCTCGCGCTCCGAGCGCTGGGCGTCGAGCCGAGCCGGGTCTACGTCGACCAGGGCATGACCGGTACCAACCGGGCTCGGCCCGGACTCCGCGAAGCGATCGCTGCGACCCGCGCCGGGGACACCCTCGTCGTGACCAAGCTGGACCGTCTCGCCCGCTCCATCCGAGACGCGCGCGACATCGTCGATGAGTTGACCGGCGCCGGTGTCCGCCTGCAGATCGGCGCCAGCGTCCATGACCCGGCCGACCCCGTCGGGCGGTTGCTGCTCAACGTGCTGGCGATGGTCGCCGAGTTCGAAGGGGACCTAATCCGCAGCCGCACCCGGGAGGGTATGGCTGTTGCCCGCACCAAGGGGCGGCTGCGTGGGCGTGCCCCGAAGCTCTCCGGCGCTCAGGAGCGCCACTTGGTCGACCTGCACCGCGGCGGCCGCCACACCTCGGCCGAGATTGCCGAGCTGTTCGGTGTGTCGCGCGCGACCGTCTACCGCGCCATCCAGCGCGCCGGTGATCCCACGAACAGCGTTTGA
- a CDS encoding ABC transporter ATP-binding protein: MPSTTPSDAPALRGEDLRLAYHGTVVVERAGLRLLPGEVTALIGPNGSGKSTVLRALARLHKPEAGTVALPDVPDTRTLSASEFARRVTLLSQSRPTPSGVCVRDVVGYGRHPHRGRWRQSDPDGPRAIAWAMDVTGTTAMAERPVDELSGGELQRVWLATCLAQDTRVLLLDEPTTYLDLRYQVEILDLVRDLADDHGVAVGVVLHDLDQAAAVADHVVLLRRGEVVGAGLPHEVLTADALTETYGIRIDVTVDEHGRVHTRPVGRHTRRTRTLAAV; encoded by the coding sequence GTGCCCTCGACGACACCGTCCGACGCCCCCGCGCTCCGCGGCGAGGACCTGCGCCTGGCCTACCACGGCACCGTCGTGGTCGAGCGTGCCGGCCTGCGCCTGCTGCCCGGCGAGGTCACCGCGCTGATCGGACCCAACGGCTCCGGCAAGTCCACCGTCCTGCGCGCGCTCGCCCGGCTGCACAAGCCCGAGGCCGGCACCGTCGCGCTGCCCGACGTGCCCGACACCCGCACGCTCTCGGCGTCCGAGTTCGCCCGCCGCGTCACGCTGCTGTCCCAGTCGCGGCCCACGCCGTCGGGCGTCTGCGTGCGCGACGTCGTCGGCTACGGCCGCCACCCGCACCGCGGTCGCTGGCGGCAGTCCGACCCCGACGGCCCGCGCGCGATCGCGTGGGCGATGGACGTCACCGGCACCACCGCCATGGCCGAGCGGCCCGTCGACGAGCTGTCCGGCGGCGAGCTCCAGCGTGTCTGGCTCGCGACCTGCCTCGCGCAGGACACGCGCGTCCTGCTGCTCGACGAGCCCACGACGTACCTCGACCTGCGCTACCAGGTCGAGATCCTCGACCTCGTGCGCGACCTCGCCGACGACCACGGCGTCGCCGTCGGCGTCGTCCTGCACGACCTCGACCAGGCCGCCGCCGTCGCCGACCACGTGGTGCTGCTGCGCCGCGGCGAGGTCGTCGGCGCGGGCCTGCCGCACGAGGTGCTCACCGCCGACGCGCTCACCGAGACCTACGGCATCCGCATCGACGTGACCGTCGACGAGCACGGCCGCGTGCACACGCGCCCCGTCGGCCGGCACACCCGGCGCACCCGCACGCTCGCCGCCGTCTGA
- a CDS encoding NYN domain-containing protein, with protein sequence MPESTTARVAVYIDFDNIVISRYDQTFRRGEWQRDSARQHRMDAASDDLVDRRLAEARVDVGAILDYASSFGSVVVSRAYADWSVPANAGYQRQLVDRAVDLTQLFPVTAGVKNGADIRLSVDVVEDLFRLPDVTHVVVVAGDSDYIALAQRAKRLGRYVVGIGVAGATSRALMAACDEFADYDDLLDTAAGGEDEPDDEPEPAPARPARSVVRGDVDEPAPDPAAAPRSGRSRRAQAPAGSPVSGTDADGTAASAASGALTGATADAARVGESGGAADVDAAGDGDRGPARSGKAAHRAATQLLMRAMRLVRTKKPDDEWVSFGELKNQMTRMDPAFSERSLGYKTFGDFVADRPSIVENDKGNGNQPRVRLRPGY encoded by the coding sequence ATGCCGGAGTCCACCACCGCCCGCGTCGCCGTCTACATCGACTTCGACAACATCGTCATCTCGCGCTACGACCAGACCTTCCGCCGCGGGGAGTGGCAGCGCGACAGCGCGCGGCAGCACCGCATGGACGCCGCGTCCGACGACCTCGTCGACCGGCGTCTCGCGGAGGCACGCGTCGACGTCGGGGCGATCCTCGACTACGCGTCGTCGTTCGGGTCCGTCGTCGTCAGCCGCGCCTACGCCGACTGGTCCGTGCCCGCCAACGCGGGCTACCAGCGCCAGCTCGTCGACCGCGCGGTCGACCTCACGCAGCTGTTCCCCGTCACCGCGGGCGTCAAGAACGGTGCCGACATCCGGCTGTCCGTCGACGTCGTCGAGGACCTGTTCCGCCTCCCCGACGTGACGCACGTCGTCGTCGTGGCGGGCGACTCCGACTACATCGCGCTCGCGCAGCGCGCCAAGCGGCTCGGGCGGTACGTCGTCGGGATCGGTGTCGCAGGCGCCACCTCGCGCGCGCTCATGGCCGCGTGCGACGAGTTCGCCGACTACGACGACCTGCTCGACACGGCCGCCGGCGGCGAGGACGAGCCGGACGACGAGCCCGAACCTGCCCCGGCGCGTCCGGCGCGGTCCGTCGTGCGCGGGGACGTCGACGAGCCGGCACCGGACCCGGCCGCCGCACCGCGGTCGGGCCGCTCCCGGCGCGCCCAGGCACCCGCGGGCTCGCCGGTGAGCGGGACCGACGCGGACGGCACCGCGGCGTCCGCGGCCTCGGGTGCCCTGACCGGGGCCACGGCGGACGCAGCCCGGGTCGGGGAGAGCGGCGGGGCGGCCGACGTCGACGCCGCGGGCGACGGCGACCGCGGCCCCGCGCGCAGCGGCAAGGCCGCGCACCGGGCCGCGACGCAGCTCCTCATGCGCGCGATGCGGCTCGTGCGCACCAAGAAGCCCGACGACGAGTGGGTGTCGTTCGGCGAGCTGAAGAACCAGATGACGCGCATGGACCCGGCGTTCAGCGAGCGCTCGCTCGGCTACAAGACGTTCGGGGACTTCGTCGCGGACCGCCCGAGCATCGTCGAGAACGACAAGGGCAACGGCAACCAGCCGCGCGTCCGCCTCCGCCCCGGCTACTGA
- a CDS encoding iron-siderophore ABC transporter substrate-binding protein, producing MRNLRALPAAALAGTAALLLAACGTTEEAGAAEPSTSADVAGGPVTITDDRGEEVTLDAPATDVVSLEWGLTENLLTLGVTPVGQADVAGYNTWDTVVPLDASVADVGMRGEPSLDAIAALDADLVVTTTDLPEEVIAQIEEQVPVIALRGSDASDPIGHMRRTVEVLGEATGTSDASEKALADFDAAVEDAKAELDEAGLAGARFTMADGWLSDGAVSVRMYTEGSYLGGVAALLGLENAWTGEGDPDYGLATTDVEGLTNLGEDVHFLYVANDTEGGDAFTEGLSGNAIWQQLPFVTAGDVHRLPDGIWMFGGPAAGEAWIDATVDALTK from the coding sequence ATGCGAAACCTGCGCGCCCTGCCCGCCGCCGCCCTGGCGGGCACCGCCGCCCTCCTGCTCGCCGCCTGCGGCACGACCGAGGAGGCCGGCGCCGCCGAGCCCAGCACCTCCGCCGACGTCGCGGGCGGCCCGGTCACGATCACCGACGACCGCGGCGAGGAGGTCACGCTCGACGCCCCCGCGACCGACGTCGTCTCGCTCGAGTGGGGCCTGACCGAGAACCTCCTGACGCTCGGCGTCACCCCCGTCGGCCAGGCCGACGTCGCGGGCTACAACACGTGGGACACGGTCGTGCCGCTCGACGCGTCGGTCGCCGACGTCGGCATGCGCGGCGAGCCGAGCCTCGACGCGATCGCCGCGCTCGACGCCGACCTCGTCGTGACCACCACGGACCTCCCGGAGGAGGTCATCGCGCAGATCGAGGAGCAGGTCCCGGTGATCGCGCTGCGCGGCTCCGACGCGAGCGACCCGATCGGGCACATGCGCCGCACGGTCGAGGTGCTCGGCGAGGCGACCGGCACGTCGGACGCGAGCGAGAAGGCGCTCGCCGACTTCGACGCGGCGGTCGAGGACGCCAAGGCCGAGCTCGACGAGGCCGGGCTCGCCGGTGCGCGCTTCACCATGGCGGACGGCTGGCTGTCCGACGGTGCCGTCTCGGTCCGCATGTACACCGAGGGCTCGTACCTCGGGGGCGTCGCGGCCCTGCTCGGCCTGGAGAACGCCTGGACGGGCGAGGGCGACCCCGACTACGGCCTGGCGACGACCGACGTCGAGGGTCTGACGAACCTCGGCGAGGACGTGCACTTCCTCTACGTCGCGAACGACACCGAGGGCGGCGACGCCTTCACCGAGGGCCTGTCCGGCAACGCGATCTGGCAGCAGCTCCCCTTCGTGACGGCGGGCGACGTGCACCGCCTGCCCGACGGCATCTGGATGTTCGGCGGTCCGGCCGCGGGTGAGGCCTGGATCGACGCGACGGTGGACGCGCTGACGAAGTGA